The Synergistales bacterium genome includes a window with the following:
- a CDS encoding DJ-1/PfpI family protein encodes MKRVGILVFDDMELLDATGPYEVFSAASMLHDSVLFETFALSVAGDSVRTINGLILSAEWDLRDHPHIDILVLPGGEGTKEIIGRPEVLRWVRRSAATAEIVFSVCSGARILAAAGLLEGRRCTTHHSVVEDIGRLAPDCVVSREARFVESGKLLTAAGVSAGIDGAFHILRRLQGGHVAATTQVYMEYGRWRAGRG; translated from the coding sequence ATGAAGCGAGTGGGTATCCTTGTCTTCGACGATATGGAACTTCTTGACGCAACAGGCCCGTACGAGGTCTTCTCCGCCGCGTCCATGCTCCATGATTCGGTGCTGTTCGAGACCTTTGCACTGAGTGTCGCGGGGGATTCGGTGCGGACGATCAACGGCCTGATCCTGTCGGCGGAGTGGGATCTTAGGGACCACCCCCATATCGATATCCTTGTTCTGCCCGGCGGAGAGGGGACCAAAGAGATCATCGGGAGGCCGGAGGTGCTCCGGTGGGTCCGCCGGAGTGCGGCGACGGCGGAGATCGTCTTTTCTGTCTGTTCCGGTGCCCGGATCCTTGCGGCGGCCGGATTGCTGGAGGGGCGGCGCTGTACGACCCACCATTCCGTTGTGGAGGATATCGGGAGACTGGCTCCCGATTGTGTGGTCTCCAGGGAGGCGCGGTTCGTGGAAAGCGGCAAGCTCCTGACGGCCGCCGGGGTGTCGGCGGGTATCGACGGAGCCTTCCATATCCTCCGTCGCCTCCAGGGCGGGCATGTGGCCGCCACCACACAGGTGTATATGGAATACGGGCGGTGGCGGGCTGGAAGAGGGTAA
- a CDS encoding BCCT family transporter gives MWLKENIVFVISFIMVGTIITFGVVAPREFDALSSAVHEGILEHFSWGYTIAPFIFLVFSLTLAFSKYGRIKLGKDSEKPQYSYFAWFSMLFAAGMGIGLVFWGVSEPLMHYTNPPAGIAGSSADAARFAMRHVFFHWGLQPWAIYVVMSLSIAYFCFRRGMPPLISSALYPLLGERIYGLWGYAVDILAVFAVVFGIATSLGLGTMQISSGLAYVFPAVPDTMTTWFAIIAIVTVMYMISAMRGLDRGIQVLSRANIGIAAVLLFAMLFIGPTTFILNVLITTTGDYLSSLLSMSLSANPFQGYQWTKDWTLFFWATWISWSPFVGLFVASISRGRTIREFVLGALLVPSLLTFIWFAVFGGAAFDLEIRQGYDIAAATVENISTGLFNVFTYYPLSWLLTGFALMLLTIFFVTSADSSTLVLAMMTTQGELNPRAYRKFIWGIMQSSVAAILLASGGLNALRKMAISSALPFTIIMLVLCYSLWKGVTYEYNHEYRQGLKDTTAP, from the coding sequence ATGTGGCTGAAAGAGAACATCGTCTTTGTCATCTCCTTCATCATGGTGGGAACGATCATCACCTTCGGTGTCGTTGCTCCCCGGGAGTTCGACGCCCTTTCTTCTGCCGTCCATGAAGGGATTCTCGAGCATTTCAGCTGGGGGTACACCATCGCTCCCTTTATCTTTCTTGTCTTCAGTCTGACCCTGGCCTTCAGCAAGTACGGAAGAATCAAGCTGGGGAAGGACAGCGAAAAACCACAGTACAGCTACTTTGCCTGGTTCAGCATGCTCTTCGCCGCCGGCATGGGGATCGGCCTGGTCTTTTGGGGGGTCTCGGAGCCGCTGATGCACTATACCAATCCCCCTGCCGGGATCGCCGGTTCCTCCGCCGATGCGGCACGGTTCGCCATGCGGCACGTCTTCTTCCACTGGGGACTGCAGCCCTGGGCGATCTATGTGGTCATGAGCCTCAGCATCGCCTATTTCTGTTTCCGCCGCGGCATGCCGCCGCTGATTTCGAGTGCGCTCTATCCCCTGTTGGGAGAGAGGATCTACGGCCTATGGGGGTATGCTGTGGATATCCTGGCTGTGTTCGCTGTCGTCTTTGGGATCGCCACCTCCCTCGGACTGGGAACGATGCAGATCTCCAGCGGTTTGGCCTACGTCTTTCCGGCGGTGCCCGATACGATGACGACCTGGTTCGCCATCATCGCCATCGTGACGGTCATGTACATGATCTCCGCCATGCGCGGGCTGGACAGGGGGATCCAGGTGCTCAGCCGGGCCAACATCGGCATAGCGGCGGTGCTGCTCTTCGCGATGCTCTTCATCGGCCCCACCACCTTTATCCTGAACGTGCTGATCACCACCACCGGCGACTACCTCTCATCGCTGTTGTCCATGAGCCTGAGCGCCAACCCCTTCCAGGGCTACCAGTGGACCAAGGACTGGACGCTCTTTTTCTGGGCCACCTGGATCTCCTGGTCGCCCTTCGTGGGGCTCTTTGTGGCCAGTATCTCCAGAGGCCGGACGATCCGGGAGTTTGTCCTCGGGGCGCTCCTCGTGCCCTCGCTGTTGACCTTCATCTGGTTCGCCGTTTTCGGCGGCGCCGCCTTCGATCTGGAGATCCGTCAGGGCTACGATATCGCTGCGGCCACGGTGGAAAACATCTCCACCGGACTGTTCAACGTCTTCACCTACTATCCCCTGAGCTGGTTGCTCACCGGCTTCGCCCTGATGTTGCTCACCATCTTCTTTGTAACCTCGGCTGACTCGTCGACCCTTGTCCTGGCCATGATGACCACCCAGGGGGAGCTCAACCCCCGTGCCTACCGCAAGTTTATCTGGGGCATCATGCAGTCCTCGGTGGCGGCGATCCTGCTGGCCTCGGGGGGGCTCAACGCCCTCCGCAAGATGGCGATCTCCTCGGCGTTGCCCTTCACGATCATCATGCTGGTGCTCTGCTACTCCCTCTGGAAGGGGGTTACGTACGAGTACAATCACGAGTACCGGCAGGGTCTGAAGGACACCACCGCACCGTAA
- a CDS encoding universal stress protein: protein MSLQESESQNRGVMKMLQHLSAQRVLLLHVAENEPSPEAPAREKLEALRKQLEEEGFKGEAVIKTGHVATVICSYASERNVGLIVLPWKPKMIVRIALLGSVVRDVIRLSDRPVAVYKAKGVMQRRQSGGVDRIMYATAFQATDSVVMPYLKHEGIKADTLVLLHVGERAPDPRAEKTRRTQVGMNLNRLAGECSGWFGEVETISALGRPSKRIVRQAKQGDVDLIVLGKYDAPSPFGSMLGSTAEMLARTAPCSLLVVPVESLAVTGYSKSGERG, encoded by the coding sequence GTGAGTTTGCAGGAGTCGGAGTCCCAGAACAGGGGCGTGATGAAGATGCTGCAGCATCTTTCGGCACAGAGGGTGCTGCTGCTCCACGTGGCGGAAAACGAACCAAGCCCGGAGGCTCCGGCACGGGAGAAACTGGAAGCACTGCGTAAGCAGCTGGAAGAGGAGGGATTCAAGGGGGAGGCTGTGATCAAAACCGGCCATGTGGCGACGGTGATCTGCAGTTACGCGAGCGAACGGAATGTCGGGCTGATCGTTCTGCCCTGGAAGCCGAAGATGATTGTCCGGATCGCGCTTTTGGGGAGCGTGGTCCGCGATGTGATCCGTCTGTCCGACCGGCCTGTGGCGGTCTATAAAGCGAAGGGTGTCATGCAGCGGCGGCAGAGCGGGGGAGTGGACAGAATCATGTACGCCACAGCTTTTCAGGCCACAGACAGTGTGGTGATGCCCTATCTGAAACATGAAGGGATCAAGGCGGACACCCTCGTTCTGCTGCATGTGGGTGAGCGTGCCCCCGACCCGAGAGCCGAGAAGACGCGCCGGACCCAGGTCGGGATGAATCTCAACCGCCTTGCCGGAGAGTGTTCCGGATGGTTCGGGGAGGTGGAGACAATCTCCGCACTGGGACGTCCCTCGAAACGGATCGTCCGTCAGGCGAAGCAGGGAGATGTCGATCTGATCGTCCTGGGGAAATACGATGCACCGAGCCCCTTTGGTTCGATGCTGGGGTCCACAGCGGAGATGCTGGCGCGCACCGCCCCCTGTTCGCTTCTGGTCGTTCCCGTGGAGTCGCTGGCGGTTACGGGCTACAGCAAGAGCGGGGAGAGGGGGTAG
- the cas4 gene encoding CRISPR-associated protein Cas4: MALADALEAKVLPPAVLLCAGLLLWLLFARRERLVELDSRLWRSGGLSGRPDAVTRRGRRYIPHEYKSGAREEPLEGHRVQVLVYCSLLEQAGYPVREGRLHYSGKEFRVPWNRRARKELGDLLREARKVLECGTPPEVYPKGHPRCARCSYAPYCHGAHDWREGIQD, translated from the coding sequence GTGGCTCTTGCTGACGCGCTAGAAGCGAAGGTGCTGCCGCCGGCCGTGCTGCTCTGTGCCGGATTGCTGCTGTGGCTGCTCTTTGCCCGACGAGAGCGGCTGGTGGAGCTGGACAGCCGTCTCTGGCGCTCCGGCGGGCTCTCCGGACGGCCCGATGCCGTGACACGCCGGGGAAGGCGCTACATCCCCCACGAGTACAAAAGCGGTGCCAGGGAGGAGCCGCTGGAGGGCCACCGCGTACAGGTGCTTGTGTACTGCAGTCTTCTGGAACAAGCGGGTTACCCGGTACGGGAGGGGCGTTTGCACTATTCAGGGAAGGAGTTTCGCGTTCCATGGAATCGCAGGGCCCGGAAGGAGCTCGGCGATCTGCTCCGGGAGGCCCGAAAGGTTCTGGAATGCGGGACGCCGCCGGAGGTCTACCCCAAGGGTCATCCCCGCTGTGCGCGCTGCAGCTATGCTCCCTATTGCCACGGAGCACATGACTGGCGGGAGGGCATACAGGACTAA
- a CDS encoding CRISPR-associated protein Cas4, which produces MTEGKAWRERDISASLLGQFAFCERAAWFRGHGVVPPVSGGERMQEGRRRHRIWGRWFRLRAIWSATWRLTVALLLLGGTAWLLLTR; this is translated from the coding sequence ATGACTGAAGGGAAGGCGTGGCGGGAGAGGGATATCTCCGCTTCGTTGCTCGGCCAGTTTGCCTTCTGCGAACGGGCGGCCTGGTTCCGCGGGCACGGGGTCGTTCCTCCTGTGTCCGGAGGGGAGCGGATGCAGGAAGGGAGGAGGCGTCACCGCATTTGGGGCCGCTGGTTCCGACTGCGGGCGATCTGGTCGGCAACCTGGCGGCTGACGGTGGCGCTTCTTCTGCTGGGGGGCACGGCGTGGCTCTTGCTGACGCGCTAG
- a CDS encoding PaaI family thioesterase: MAQQRRYPGCFVCGLPEENPRALQVPIEWDAEGQRTYLPFTPDRTWCGFEDVVHGGILTAICDDAMAWALREQTGQWAATGSINVRYRAPVKTDAEYRAVGRVERIDERKAKTAAEITDLEGTVFVEATAIFVFLEGRPEKGVLR; this comes from the coding sequence ATGGCACAACAACGTCGCTACCCCGGATGCTTTGTCTGCGGACTTCCCGAGGAAAATCCCCGGGCGCTGCAGGTTCCCATCGAGTGGGACGCAGAGGGACAGAGGACCTATCTGCCGTTCACCCCCGACAGGACATGGTGCGGGTTTGAGGATGTTGTCCACGGCGGAATTTTGACCGCTATCTGTGACGACGCCATGGCCTGGGCCCTGCGCGAACAGACAGGCCAATGGGCCGCAACGGGCAGCATCAACGTCCGCTACCGCGCACCGGTCAAAACAGACGCGGAGTACCGTGCCGTCGGACGCGTGGAGCGTATCGACGAACGCAAGGCAAAGACAGCCGCCGAGATCACCGATCTGGAGGGGACCGTCTTTGTCGAAGCGACGGCGATCTTCGTCTTTCTCGAAGGACGTCCCGAAAAGGGCGTGCTCCGGTAG
- a CDS encoding cob(I)yrinic acid a,c-diamide adenosyltransferase, with protein MESTWITTGGGDKGKTSLGNGERVPKDAPRVILYGTLDECQAAIGMARATCCEEGIQKQLFTLEENLGFVMGYFALYPGLPEPNPETLEHIVDKAKEVVGETFRFVRPGDSEPGAALHLARTIARRAERMALPLYRNGDIGDPSYTYVNRLSDAIYALSLWTDYVNSGCGKEGS; from the coding sequence ATGGAATCGACATGGATCACCACAGGTGGTGGAGATAAAGGGAAGACCTCACTGGGCAACGGAGAACGGGTCCCCAAGGACGCCCCCAGGGTCATCCTCTACGGGACCCTCGACGAGTGCCAGGCTGCCATCGGAATGGCCCGGGCGACATGCTGCGAAGAGGGCATCCAGAAGCAGCTTTTCACGCTGGAAGAGAATCTCGGTTTTGTGATGGGCTACTTCGCCCTCTACCCCGGACTCCCGGAACCCAACCCCGAGACACTGGAACATATCGTCGATAAGGCGAAGGAAGTGGTGGGAGAAACCTTCCGCTTTGTCCGCCCCGGCGATTCGGAGCCCGGCGCCGCCCTCCATCTCGCGCGCACCATTGCCCGGCGGGCGGAACGGATGGCGCTCCCTCTCTACAGGAACGGCGACATCGGCGACCCCTCCTACACCTACGTCAATCGCCTCTCCGACGCCATCTATGCCCTCTCGCTCTGGACCGATTACGTCAATTCGGGCTGTGGGAAGGAAGGATCCTGA
- a CDS encoding GntR family transcriptional regulator yields the protein MTANPLSPAENQDLRQIVHDKVREAILDGHFLPGERLSEVELAEQLNVSRTPVREAIRQLAQTGIIELRPRKGAFVALLSIKDVNDLYELRSALELMAVQDICKNPPREELMKMHHVFSSMDNTTDPQYFLEEDSRFHRLLRGGSGNRFLEKALTNVFDLIQLCRLYSIAETSIERSLEEHKCIIDAVLQQDSRKATDALQNHLNYFRESLISYLNKHPEFTRGRRAS from the coding sequence ATGACTGCAAACCCTCTTTCACCTGCAGAAAATCAAGACCTGCGCCAGATTGTTCACGATAAGGTACGGGAAGCCATTCTGGATGGCCACTTTCTTCCCGGAGAACGGCTTTCCGAGGTTGAGCTGGCCGAACAGCTCAACGTGTCCCGCACCCCCGTCAGAGAGGCAATACGGCAGCTGGCCCAGACGGGCATCATCGAACTCCGTCCCCGCAAGGGAGCCTTTGTGGCGCTCCTCAGCATCAAGGATGTCAACGATCTCTACGAACTCAGATCAGCGCTGGAGCTCATGGCGGTGCAGGACATCTGCAAGAACCCGCCCCGGGAAGAGCTGATGAAGATGCACCATGTCTTTTCCTCAATGGACAATACCACAGACCCGCAGTACTTTCTGGAGGAAGACAGCCGATTCCACCGCCTGCTCAGAGGGGGGTCGGGCAACCGCTTCCTGGAAAAGGCCCTCACCAATGTCTTCGATCTCATCCAGCTCTGCCGCCTCTACTCGATAGCGGAAACCTCCATCGAGCGTTCACTGGAAGAACACAAATGCATCATCGATGCGGTCCTCCAGCAGGACAGCCGGAAAGCCACGGATGCCCTCCAGAACCACCTCAACTATTTCAGGGAATCGCTGATCAGCTACCTCAACAAACATCCGGAATTCACCAGGGGCCGCAGGGCCTCCTGA
- a CDS encoding TIGR02757 family protein, translating to MPGPYGDGGNDRSLASARRRWFEKIYQSCGGLRDEPGDPVSLLQGYPDVRDREVVGLIVSGLAYGRVRQILNSANRVLAVLGPAPAQMVAESPERLLGELGAWRHRFTTAGELARLVAALGRLIRTEGSVEAVVQKGMGGDEPAVQGLSHLVGRLRSCGAGEPNSLLASPRDRSACKRLFLYCKWMVRRDHVDPGGWGCLSPSQLLLPMDTHMHRICCRLGCTTRKTPDLRAAVEATEWFRGVNPEDPTKYDFALTRYGIAPDRTPESLYAWYQGCMQAAGAGM from the coding sequence TTGCCCGGGCCGTACGGCGACGGGGGTAACGACCGAAGCCTGGCGTCTGCGCGACGGCGCTGGTTTGAGAAGATCTATCAATCCTGCGGGGGTCTGCGGGACGAGCCCGGGGACCCCGTTTCCCTGTTACAGGGTTACCCCGATGTCAGAGACAGGGAGGTTGTGGGCCTTATCGTGTCGGGCCTTGCCTACGGCCGGGTGCGACAGATCCTCAACAGTGCGAACCGGGTGCTGGCCGTGCTGGGACCAGCACCGGCGCAGATGGTTGCCGAATCTCCGGAGCGATTGCTCGGGGAGCTTGGGGCCTGGCGGCATCGGTTCACCACAGCCGGAGAGCTGGCGAGGCTGGTCGCCGCCCTGGGGCGCCTGATTCGGACGGAGGGTTCTGTGGAAGCGGTGGTACAGAAAGGGATGGGCGGCGACGAACCTGCAGTACAGGGACTCTCCCATCTGGTCGGAAGGCTGCGCTCCTGCGGAGCGGGTGAGCCCAATTCCCTGCTGGCCTCTCCACGGGACCGCAGTGCCTGCAAACGACTCTTTCTGTACTGCAAGTGGATGGTCCGGCGGGACCATGTCGATCCGGGGGGATGGGGCTGCCTGTCCCCCTCGCAGCTGCTTCTGCCGATGGATACCCACATGCATCGGATCTGTTGTCGGTTGGGGTGCACCACAAGGAAAACCCCGGATTTGCGGGCTGCTGTGGAGGCTACGGAGTGGTTCCGCGGGGTCAATCCCGAAGATCCCACGAAGTACGATTTCGCGCTGACCCGCTACGGCATCGCTCCCGACCGTACGCCGGAGAGCCTCTACGCCTGGTATCAGGGGTGTATGCAGGCTGCCGGCGCAGGCATGTGA
- a CDS encoding FprA family A-type flavoprotein, with protein sequence MGVVQVAENLYWVGAIDWGLRDFHGYSTEKGSTYNAFLLFDGERATLFDTVKHTHTEEMLRRIAEVVPLDRIDTIVVNHAEMDHTGSLPRTISLCAPERVYCSRACKLALEAHFPEAVAWPLEVVANGETRSLGRSDVQFIETKMLHWPDSMFSYLPDQRVLISSDAFGQHYATSQRFDDEVPTAMLMHQAAKYYANILWPYSSLVQKLLESVEQMNLPIDMIAPDHGVIWRGDPGAILGAYASWSRYETRGSVVVVYDTMWHSTEKMADAVAEGCIDEGMEVTVMGLADSHRSDVVTALLEADALVLGSPTLNNGYLPRMADCLCYLRGLRPQGKLGAAFGSYGWGGESVKLLEQELDDMKMERVADRLAVRYVPAEHDLEGCRELGRTVARAVRRRG encoded by the coding sequence ATGGGTGTTGTGCAGGTAGCGGAGAACCTCTACTGGGTAGGCGCCATTGACTGGGGGCTGCGGGATTTCCACGGATACTCCACAGAGAAGGGTTCTACCTACAATGCGTTTCTGCTCTTTGATGGAGAGCGGGCGACCCTTTTTGATACGGTGAAACACACCCACACGGAGGAGATGCTCCGGCGGATCGCCGAGGTGGTCCCCCTCGATCGTATCGATACCATTGTGGTCAACCACGCAGAGATGGACCATACGGGGAGCCTGCCCCGGACAATCTCCCTCTGTGCGCCCGAGCGGGTCTACTGTTCCAGGGCATGCAAACTCGCCCTGGAGGCGCACTTCCCCGAGGCGGTGGCGTGGCCGCTGGAAGTGGTGGCCAACGGGGAGACCCGCTCGCTGGGCAGGAGTGACGTTCAGTTTATCGAGACCAAGATGCTCCACTGGCCGGACAGCATGTTCTCCTATCTGCCGGATCAGCGGGTACTGATCTCCAGCGATGCCTTCGGACAGCACTATGCAACCAGTCAGCGCTTTGACGACGAGGTGCCCACGGCGATGCTGATGCATCAGGCGGCGAAGTACTACGCCAATATCCTCTGGCCCTACTCGTCGCTTGTGCAAAAGCTGCTGGAGAGTGTGGAACAGATGAACCTCCCCATCGACATGATCGCGCCGGACCACGGTGTCATCTGGCGCGGCGATCCGGGGGCCATCCTCGGGGCCTATGCATCCTGGAGCCGCTATGAGACCAGGGGCAGCGTGGTCGTGGTCTACGACACCATGTGGCACAGCACGGAGAAGATGGCCGACGCCGTTGCCGAGGGGTGCATCGACGAAGGAATGGAGGTCACCGTCATGGGCCTTGCCGACAGTCACCGGAGCGACGTCGTGACGGCCCTCCTGGAGGCCGATGCCCTTGTCCTCGGTTCCCCGACACTGAACAACGGATACCTTCCGCGGATGGCCGACTGTCTCTGTTATCTCAGAGGGCTGCGTCCTCAGGGGAAACTGGGCGCTGCCTTCGGTTCCTACGGATGGGGCGGGGAATCCGTCAAACTGCTGGAGCAGGAGCTGGATGATATGAAAATGGAGCGTGTCGCCGACCGCCTGGCTGTCCGCTACGTACCTGCCGAGCATGATCTCGAAGGGTGTCGCGAATTGGGAAGAACCGTTGCCCGGGCCGTACGGCGACGGGGGTAA